CGACAGCGAAATTATTTCGGTGCCCACCTTTATGGAAGAAGAAGAAATTGCGGAGATTATGCAAAAGTACGATCTGGAAGTAATACCAGTGGTCGATGTGCTGGAGCGATTAGTTGGTAGAATCACCATTGATGATATTGTGGATGTGATTACCGAAATGGCTGAGGAAGAACGCCAACTGATGGCCGGTATTTCGGGGGATGTGGAAGAGCGCAGCGACAGTGTTTGGCAACTTTCCCGCGCTCGTCTTCCCTGGCTCATTATTGGTATGCTGGGTGGTCTGTTAGGTGCTCGCTTTATCGGAATTTTTGAGGCTGATATTGCGCTAGTTCCAGCCATGGCGTTCTTCATTCCTCTGATTACCGCTACCGGAGGCAATGTAGGTATTCAATCTTCTTCACTGGTGGTGCAAAGTCTGGCAACTTCGTCGGTATTTGGCGATCAGTTAGCCAAACGGTTAGTGAAGGTGCTGATCGTAGCACTGATTAACGGACTATCTTTGGGCGCACTAGTTTTAGGCTTTAACTTGCTCTTTGGTGAAGAATTGCGATTAGCGGGAGTAGTAGCTATTGCTCTGTTCAGCGTAGTACTGCTTGCTTCTTTTATGGGTACACTTACTCCACTGGTACTCAATCGCTTCGGCGTGAATCCGGCACTAGCTTCTGGCCCGTTTATCACTACTGCTAACGACCTTCTGGGGTTAGCGGTCTACTTTAGCGTAGCCCATTTGCTGTATGAGTTTTAAGAAGGAGAAAAACGAATTGTGGGCTGTGGATTAAAAACTATTGACTAGTGATATGAAAAAATGCTTAATTGTTGATAAAATGCACGAAAGCATTGTTCCGCTGCTAAGCGAAATCGGTTACGAAGCTGATTATCATCCGCAGATTACTCGTCAGGAAGTACTGGAAATCATCAGTCAGTACCAGGGAATTATTGTCCGCAGCAAATTAAAAATCGATCAGGAATTTATCGAGTACGCTAACCAGTTGCAGTTTGTCGCACGCGCCGGGGCGGGGCTAGATCAGCTCGATGAAGCTGCATTGCATGCTAGAAATATTCACATCTTCAATGCTCCTGAGGGCAACCGCGATGCGCTAGCCGAACACGCCATCG
This region of Tunicatimonas pelagia genomic DNA includes:
- the mgtE gene encoding magnesium transporter — its product is METIDFLSFEVSPAYLEWVREAISQDASGTVQESMTDANAVDILTVLYELNTEESKYILKLLDKEKAADVIVEIEEEDQTAFLRNFAPAELANFIDYLDSDDGADILNRLPIQTREEVIDRMQNAERARHVKDLIRYEEDRAGGLMAKELIKVDINWTILQCIEEIRRQAEKVDKLYSVYVVNDKNQLLGKVSLKRIILSQDQTRIADIYDSEIISVPTFMEEEEIAEIMQKYDLEVIPVVDVLERLVGRITIDDIVDVITEMAEEERQLMAGISGDVEERSDSVWQLSRARLPWLIIGMLGGLLGARFIGIFEADIALVPAMAFFIPLITATGGNVGIQSSSLVVQSLATSSVFGDQLAKRLVKVLIVALINGLSLGALVLGFNLLFGEELRLAGVVAIALFSVVLLASFMGTLTPLVLNRFGVNPALASGPFITTANDLLGLAVYFSVAHLLYEF